From the Chryseobacterium fluminis genome, the window TATACCAATGTAAAAATCTAACAATTGCACAATGTCATACTGATATTTTCGAAGTATCTCATTGGTAAACTGTTAAATTGATACATCGTTAAATTAAAATATAAACTATTATATGGAAAAATTAAAAAATTATATTTACGGCGAATGGATCGAAGGGACCGGAAACGGCATTCCTTTGCACAATGCCGTGACAGGAGAGCAGGTTGCTATTTCCGATACAGAAGGACTGAATTTTGAGCAGGCTCTGGACTACGGAAGAACGGTCGGGTACAAAAATCTTTCTTCCATGACATTCTATGATCGTGGCGAAATGTTGAAAAAAGTAGCACTTTACCTTTTGGAAAGAAAGAAAAAATATTACGATTTATCATACAAAACCGGGGCAACACATGTCGATTCCTGGGTGGATATTGAGGGCGGTTTCGGAACTTTCTTCACTTACTCAGGTTTGGCGAAAAGAATGCTTCCGAATACTCCGTTTTGGGTAGATGGCGAAACGCAGAAAATTTCTGCCAACGGAACTTTTTTGGGAACGCATATTTTAACGCCGAGTGAAGGGGTTTCAGTTCAGATCAATGCGTATAACTTTCCGGTTTGGGGAATGTTAGAAAAATTATCCACTTCTTTATTGGCAGGTGTTCCGTCCATTGTAAAACCTTCTCCGTTTGGTTCTTATTTAACGAATGCGGTTTTTCAGGATATGATCGAAAGCGGTATTCTTCCTGAAGGAGCTGTTCAATTGGTCTGTGGAGAGCCCGGAAATATTCTGGATTATGTTCAGGACGGAGATTCTGTTTTGTTCACCGGTTCAGCAACAACAGGCAGAAAATTGAAATCTTTACCTTCTGTAGCAGGAAATGCTGTCCGTTTCAATATGGAAGCAGATTCCCTGAACTGTTCAATTCTTGGATTAGATGCAAAACCGGGAACTCCGGAATTTGATTTGTTCATCAAAGAGGTCCGTAACGAAATGACCACGAAGGCCGGACAGAAATGTACCGCGATCAGAAGAATTATCGTTCCTGAAAACTTAATCGGCGATGTCCAGAATGCTCTATCTAAAGCGTTGGACCAGACCAAAATCGGAAGCCCGTTAAGCAGGGAAACAAAAATGGGTTCTTTGGTCGGAAAACAGCAGTATGATGAGGTGGTAAGAAAAGTAAACCTATTGAAAGCGGAAACAGAATTAGTTTACGACGGACAGCACGAGTTGGTCGATGCCAATTACGAGAACGGAGCATTTATGAGTCCGAAATTGTTCTTAAACGATTCCCCGTTTACAAAAAATGTCTCTCACGATGTGGAGGCTTTCGGTCCTGTTTCTACATTGATGCCTTACAAGGATGCCGAAGAAGCGGCAGCCTTGGCAAAAAGAGGAAAAGGAAGTTTGGTAGGTTCTATTATTTCACATGATGATCAGTTCACCGCCGAAACTTCATGGAAAATGGCTTCCCAGCATGGTAGAATTTTCGTCTTAAACAGAGACAACGCGAAAGAAAGCACCGGGCATGGTTCTCCGCTTCCGACATTAATGCACGGTGGTCCCGGAAGAGCAGGTGGCGGCGAGGAGATGGGCGGACTGAATGGCCTTCATTTCTTCCTTCAAAAAACGGCGATTCAGGGTTCTCCGGATACGCTGACGGCAATTACGAAAATTTATCAGCAGGGAGCAGAGAAAAAATTCTCAGACAAACATCCCTTTCAGAAATATTTTGAAGAAGTTGAGGTTGGTGATTCTCTGGAAACTGCAGGAAGAACAGTTACTGATGCAGATATCGTGAATTTCTCTAATGTTTCATGGGATCATTTCTATGCCCACACGGATGCTACAAGTTTAACGGGAACGATCTTTGATAAGACTGTGGCTCATGGATATTTTATCCTTTCTGCAGCGGCCGGGTTGTTTGTTTCAGGAAAAAAAGGACCTGTTATTGCAAATTACGGACTGGAAAACTGTTCGTTCTTCAAGCCTGTTTATGCCGGAGATACCATAACCGTTTATCTAACGGCGAAAGAAAAAATCAACAGGGGAGTGAAGGGAAGAAATATTCCTTCCGGAGTAGTAAAATGGCTGGTGGAAGTCGTCAATCAAAGGGATGAAACCGTTTGTGTGGCCACTATTTTAACATTGGTTGCGAAACAGTCTCCTTTTATCGATTTAAACATAAAAAATATTCAGAAATCATTAAATAGATTAACTGAATCCACTCAGCCAACTTGGGGTAAAATGTCTCCTCAGCAAATGATCGAGCATTTGGAACATGGCGTTTTGGTAAGCCTTGGCGAGCCGGAAGCTGACAAATGTTTCACTCCTGAAGAGCAGCTGGAAAAATGGCAGGATTCTTTGTACAACCACAGAAAAATGCCGAA encodes:
- the paaZ gene encoding phenylacetic acid degradation bifunctional protein PaaZ, translating into MEKLKNYIYGEWIEGTGNGIPLHNAVTGEQVAISDTEGLNFEQALDYGRTVGYKNLSSMTFYDRGEMLKKVALYLLERKKKYYDLSYKTGATHVDSWVDIEGGFGTFFTYSGLAKRMLPNTPFWVDGETQKISANGTFLGTHILTPSEGVSVQINAYNFPVWGMLEKLSTSLLAGVPSIVKPSPFGSYLTNAVFQDMIESGILPEGAVQLVCGEPGNILDYVQDGDSVLFTGSATTGRKLKSLPSVAGNAVRFNMEADSLNCSILGLDAKPGTPEFDLFIKEVRNEMTTKAGQKCTAIRRIIVPENLIGDVQNALSKALDQTKIGSPLSRETKMGSLVGKQQYDEVVRKVNLLKAETELVYDGQHELVDANYENGAFMSPKLFLNDSPFTKNVSHDVEAFGPVSTLMPYKDAEEAAALAKRGKGSLVGSIISHDDQFTAETSWKMASQHGRIFVLNRDNAKESTGHGSPLPTLMHGGPGRAGGGEEMGGLNGLHFFLQKTAIQGSPDTLTAITKIYQQGAEKKFSDKHPFQKYFEEVEVGDSLETAGRTVTDADIVNFSNVSWDHFYAHTDATSLTGTIFDKTVAHGYFILSAAAGLFVSGKKGPVIANYGLENCSFFKPVYAGDTITVYLTAKEKINRGVKGRNIPSGVVKWLVEVVNQRDETVCVATILTLVAKQSPFIDLNIKNIQKSLNRLTESTQPTWGKMSPQQMIEHLEHGVLVSLGEPEADKCFTPEEQLEKWQDSLYNHRKMPKDFPAPFLAEDEKLLELRHKNLDIAKQSFMDNLKRFQIYYKENPQAEHMNFVFGKLNKEMWELMHKKHFTHHFEQFGLI